Proteins from a single region of Perognathus longimembris pacificus isolate PPM17 chromosome 27, ASM2315922v1, whole genome shotgun sequence:
- the Crebl2 gene encoding cAMP-responsive element-binding protein-like 2 isoform X2 codes for MDDSKVVGGKVKKPGKRGRKPAKIDLKAKLERSRQSARECRARKKLRYQYLEELVSSRERAICALREELDMYKQWCVAMDQGKIPSEIKALLTAEEQSKSQQSTSRLGKTGKADAASNSW; via the exons ATGGACGACAGCAAG GTGGTAGGTGGCAAAGTGAAGAAGCCAGGCAAGCGAGGCCGGAAGCCGGCCAAAATTGACCTGAAAGCCAAGCTGGAGAGGAGCCGGCAGAGTGCCCGGGAGTGCCGTGCCCGGAAGAAGCTCCGCTACCAGTACCTGGAGGAATTGGTGTCCAGCCGAGAGCGGGCCATCTGTGCCCTCCGAGAGGAGCTGGACATG TACAAGCAGTGGTGCGTGGCCATGGACCAAGGCAAGATCCCTTCTGAGATCAAGGCCCTGCTCACTGCGGAAGAGCAGAGCAAATCTCAGCAGAGCACCAGCAGGCTCGGCAAGACCGGCAAGGCAGACGCCGCCAGCAATTCCT